One genomic segment of Sparus aurata chromosome 24, fSpaAur1.1, whole genome shotgun sequence includes these proteins:
- the dock9b gene encoding dedicator of cytokinesis protein 9 isoform X5, whose translation MGCTTSVVLLEGLRSILERNCGYIKGAVELGALEEEEETLSLRGSQLWIPTTALVKPKIIEPLDYENVILQRKTQIISDVLRDMLQFPTDDFQICTLRRQGRTLFSTVPETAEKEAHSLFVQECIKTYKSDWHVVNYKYEEYSGDFRQLPNKVLRPEKLAPHLFEVDEDVEKDEDTASLSSQKGGVSKHGWLYKGNMNSAISVTMRSFKRRYFHLAQLGDGSYNLNFYKDENTSKEPKGTIFLDSCMGVVQNSKVRRFAFELKMQDKSTFLLAADSEAEMEEWIGTLNKILHSSFEQAMQEKRNGDLHDDEEHGKTDLSSGSFQDSFQTARDIESKMRSEARLKLFTLDPDTQKLDFSGIEPDVRQFEEKFGKRVLVSCHDLSFNLQGCVAENEEGPTTNVEPFYVVLSFFDVQNSRKISADFHVDLNHPLVRQMTSGSSSGTDLHINGSGDGSLDSQWQASGLPEGALQYPKQGVFSVTCPHPEIFLVARIEKVLQGGITHCTEPYMKSSDSAKMAQKVLKNAKTACSRLGQYRMPFAWAARPVFKDASGTLDKGARFSALYRQDSSKLSDEDMFKLLTDFRKPEKMAKLPVLLGNLDVTIDSVAPDVTNCVTSSYIPVRNFEGNRPGSALLEVEEFVPCIAKCSQPFTIYKNHLYVYPKHLKYDGQKSFAKARNIAVCIEFKDSDEDEAQPLKCIYGRPGGPLFTKQAYAAVLHHQQNPEFYDEIKIELPTQLHEKHHLLFTFYHVSCDSNSKKKDLVETPVGSAWLPLLRDGRVITNEQQLPVAANLPAGYLGSQDGVNKHSGSEIKWVDGGKTLFKVSTHLVSTVYTQDQHLHNFFHHCQSMELSEQALEGELVKYLKSLHAMEGHVMVNFLPTILNQLFCVLTRATHEDVAVNVTRVMVHVVAQCHEEGLEHYLRSYVKFVFKPEPYSSTNVKTVHEELAKAMTAILKPSTDFLTSNKLLKHSWYFFEALVKSMAHYLIECGKVKLSRNQRFSASFYHAVETLVNMLMPHITQKYKDNLDAARNANHSLAVFIKRCFTFMDRGFVFKQINNYMNCFVPGDPKTLYEFKFEFLRVVCSHEHFVPLNLPMPFGKGRIQRFQDLQLDYSLTDDFCRNHFLVGLLMREVGGALQEFREIRQIAIQVLKGLMIKHTFDDRYAAKSQQARLATLYLPLFGLLQENVYRLDIKESAPLSNHNNAREDSLVPNSMVTPQKPGSCIENALHKDVFGVISGTASPQSSTPNVGSVHHADSRGSLVSTDSGNSLLDKSSDKTNSLEKNQCASALGSTVLRCDKLDRDEIKNLLMCFLHILKSMSEEALFAYWNKAAPSDLMDFFTLIEVCLHQFRYMGKRFIVRAGILHARLQQLGTLENAHTFNNMYSHTEADVSSQCLLEANVSTEVCLTVLDTLSIFIMGFKTQLTSDLGHNPLMKKVFQVHLCFLQIPQSEAALKQVFISLRTFIYKFPCTFFDGRADMCASLCYEILKCCNSKLSCIRSDAAHLLYFLMKSNFDYTGRKSFVRTHLQVVIAVSQLIADVIGIGGTRFQQSLSIINNCANSDKNIKHTAFPSDVKDLMKRIRTVLMATEQMKEHENDPEMLVDLQYSLAKSYTSTPELRKTWLDSMARIHHKNGDLSEAAMCYVHVAALVAEYLWRKGMFRQGCSAFRVITPNIDEEAAMMEDVGMQDVHFNEEVLMELLEECGDGLWKAERYELIADVYRLIIPIYEQRRDFEKLTHLYDTLHRAYTKVMEVMHTGKRLLGTYFRVAFFGQAAGFFEDEDGKEYIYKEPKFTPLSEISQRLLKLYSDKFGQENVKIIQDSGKVNPKDLDSKYAYIQVTHVTPYLDDKELEDRKTDFEKSHNIRRFVFETPFTVSGKKQGGVEEQCKRRTVLTTTHCFPYVKKRIAVMYQHQTDLSPIEVAIDEMSAKVSELRLLCSATEVDMIRLQLKLQGSISVQVNAGPLAYARAFLDDSSAKKYPDNKVKQLKEVFRQFVDACGQGLGVNERLIKEDQQEYHDEMKASYRDLARELSNIMHEQINPVEDGARSTLSDSMGIFNAISGTPTSANPHGSTTVL comes from the exons ATCTGCACCCTGAGGCGCCAGGGCAGGACTCTATTCTCCACCGTGCCAGAGACCGCTGAGAAAGAAGCTCACTCGCTGTTTGTCCAAGAG TGTATCAAAACCTACAAGTCCGACTGGCACGTGGTCAATTACAAGTATGAGGAGTATTCAGGAGACTTCCGCCAGCTCCCGAA TAAGGTGTTGCGACCCGAGAAACTGGCCCCTCACCTGTTCGAGGTGGATGAAGACGTGGAAAAAGACGAG gacaCGGCGTCCCTCAGCTCTCAGAAGGGAGGAGTGTCTAAACATGGCTGGCTGTACAAAGGCAACATGAACAGTGCAATCAGTGTTACCATGCGG TCCTTCAAGAGGAGGTACTTCCATCTGGCCCAGCTGGGCGACGGATCCTACAACCTCAACTTCTACAAAGACGAGAACACCTCCAAGGAACCCAAGGGAACCATCTTCCTCGACTCATGCATGGGGGTCGTTCAG aacagCAAAGTGCGTCGGTTTGCCTTCGAGCTGAAGATGCAGGATAAGAGCACGTTCCTGCTGGCTGCGGACAGCGAGGCGGAGATGGAGGAGTGGATCGGCACCCTCAACAAGATTCTCCACAGCAGCTTCGAGCAGGCCATGCAGGAGAAGAGGAACGGAGACCTGCATGATG ATGAGGAGCACGGAAAAACAGACCTCTCCTCCGGAAGTTTTCAAGACAGCTTTCAG aCTGCCAGAGATATTGAGTCCAAAATGAGGAGTGAAGCTCGCCTGAAACTCTTCACTTTGGATCCTGACACACAG AAACTGGATTTCTCTGGCATTGAGCCAGACGTGCGGCAGTTTGAGGAGAAGTTCGGGAAGAGAGTCCTGGTCAGCTGTCACGACCTGTCGTTCAACCTGCAGGGCTGTGTTGCCGAGAATGAAGAGGGACCAACAACTAAT GTGGAGCCTTTCTATGTCGTCCTCTCCTTCTTCGACGTCCAGAACAGTCGAAAGATCTCGGCCGACTTCCACGTCGACCTCAACCACCCTTTGGTCCGTCAGATGACATCCGGCTCCAGCAGCGGAACTGACTTGCACATCAATGGCAGTGGCGATGGTTCCCTAGATAGCCAGTGGCAGGCCAGTGGGCTCCCAGAGGGGGCTCTCCAGTACCCCAAACAGGGGGTGTTCTCAGTCACATGCCCCCACCCGGAGATCTTCCTGGTGGCCAGGATCGAGAAGGTGCTGCAGGGGGGGATCACCCACTGCACCGAACCCTACATGAAGAGCTCAGACTCAGCAAAG ATGGCTCAAAAGGTGCTGAAGAATGCGAAGACAGCCTGCAGCAGACTGGGGCAGTACAGGATGCCATTCGCCTGGGCTGCAAG gCCTGTGTTCAAAGATGCATCAGGAACTCTGGACAAAGGCGCTCGCTTCTCGGCTCTTTACAGGCAGGACAGCAGCAAGCTGTCAGACGAGGACATGTTCAAGCTGCTCACTGACTTCAGAAA ACCAGAGAAAATGGCCAAACTCCCTGTCCTCTTAGGGAACTTAGATGTGACTATTGACAGTGTGGCTCCGGATGTAACCA ATTGTGTCACTTCCTCCTACATCCCCGTGAGGAACTTTGAAGGCAACAGGCCCGGCAGCGCTCtcctggaggtggaggagttcGTACCCTGCATCGCTAAGTGCTCCCAACCATTCACCATCTACAAAAACCACCTCTATGTGTACCCGAAACACCTCAAATACGACGGGCAGAAATCCTTTGCGAAG GCGAGGAATATTGCCGTTTGCATTGAATTCAAGGATTCTGATGAGGATGAAGCCCAGCCGCTGAag TGCATCTATGGCCGTCCAGGGGGTCCTCTGTTCACTAAGCAGGCATATGCAGCCGTCCTGCACCACCAGCAGAACCCTGAGTTCTATGATGAG ATAAAGATAGAGCTGCCTACTCAGCTGCATGAGAAGCATCACCTTCTCTTCACCTTCTATCACGTGAGCTGCGACAGCAACAGCAAGAAGAAAGACTTGGTGGAGACGCCAG TGGGTTCGGCATGGCTGCCTCTGCTGAGGGATGGCAGAGTCATCACGAATGAGCAGCAGCTGCCTGtggccgccaatctgcccgccGGCTACCTCGGCTCCCAGGACGGTGTCAACAAG CACTCCGGCTCGGAGATCAAATGGGTGGACGGGGGAAAAACCTTGTTCAAAGTCTCAACTCATCTCGTTTCTACAGTTTACACTCAG GATCAGCACTTGCAcaacttcttccaccactgtcAAAGCATGGAGCTGTCAGAACAAGCTTTGGAAGGGGAGCTGGTGAAATACCTAAAG AGTCTCCATGCGATGGAGGGTCACGTGATGGTCAACTTTCTGCCCACCATCCTCAACCAGCTGTTCTGCGTCCTGACCAGAGCCACGCACGAGGATGTGGCCGTGAACGTGACCAG GGTGATGGTTCACGTGGTAGCACAGTGCCACGAAGAAGGGCTGGAACATTACTTGAGATCTTATGTCAAG TTTGTGTTTAAGCCCGAGCCTTATTCCTCCACTAATGTCAAGACGGTTCACGAGGAGCTGGCAAAGGCCATGACAGCCATCCTCAAGCCATCCACAGACTTCCTGACGAGCAACAAGCTGCTGAAG CACTCTTGGTACTTCTTTGAAGCCCTGGTGAAATCGATGGCTCATTATCTCATAGAGTGTGGGAAGGTCAAG CTCTCCAGGAACCAGCGCTTCTCTGCGTCATTCTACCACGCGGTGGAGACGCTGGTGAACATGCTGATGCCACACATCACGCAGAAATACAAGGACAACCTGGACGCGGCCCGCAACGCCAACCACAGCCTGGCGGTTTTCATCAAG CGCTGCTTCACCTTCATGGACAGGGGCTTTGTATTCAAGCAGATCAACAACTACATGAACTGCTTTGTGCCCGGCGACCccaag ACTTTGTACGAGTTCAAGTTTGAATTCCTGCGGGTGGTCTGCAGCCACGAGCACTTTGTCCCTCTTAATCTGCCCATGCCCTTCGGAAAAGGCAGAATTCAAAGGTTCCAAG ATCTTCAGCTGGACTACTCTCTGACGGACGACTTCTGTCGGAACCACTTCCTGGTGGGGCTGCTGATGAGGGAGGTGGGCGGGGCTCTTCAGGAGTTCAGAGAGATCCGTCAGATCGCCATCCAGGTGCTCAAGGGGCTGATGATCAAGCACACGTTTGACGACCGCTACGCCGCCAAA AGCCAGCAGGCCAGACTCGCCACCCTCTACCTCCCTCTGTTTGGTCTGCTCCAGGAGAACGTCTACAGACTTGACATCAAGGAGTCGGCCCCCCTCAGCAACCACAAT AATGCCAGGGAGGACTCTCTGGTGCCCAACTCCATGGTGACTCCTCAGAAACCCGGGAGCTGCATAGAAAATGCCCTCCACAAAGATGTGTTCGGGGTCATCTCTGGGACAG CCTCCCCTCAAAGCTCGACCCCCAACGTCGGCTCGGTTCACCACGCCGACTCCAGAGGCTCTCTGGTCTCCACCGACTCCGGAAACAGCCTCTTGGACAAGAGCAGCGACAAGACCAACTCCCTGGAGAAG aACCAGTGTGCGTCGGCTCTGGGCAGCACCGTGCTGCGCTGCGACAAACTGGACCGGGACGAGATCAAAAACCTGCTCATGTGCTTTCTGCACATCCTCAAGAGCATGTCAGAGG AGGCCCTGTTTGCATACTGGAACAAAGCAGCCCCCTCAGACTTAATGGACTTCTTCACATTAATAGA AGTCTGCCTCCATCAGTTCAGATACATGGGGAAGAGATTCATCGTCAG GGCGGGGATCCTGCATGCCCGTCTTCAGCAGCTGGGAACGCTGGAGAACGCTCACACCTTCAACAACA TGTACTCTCATACGGAAGCAGACGTGAGCAGCCAGTGTCTGCTGGAGGCCAACGTGTCCACAGAGGTCTGCCTGACTGTGCTGGACACACTCAGCATCTTCATCATGGGATTCAAG ACGCAGCTTACTTCAGATCTTGGCCACAACCCACTGATGAAGAAAGTTTTCCAAGTCCATCTCTGCTTCCTGCAGATCCCTCAGTCTGAGGCCGCCCTCAAACAGGTCTTCATCTCACTCAGGACCTTCATCTACAAG TTCCCCTGTACCTTCTTCGACGGCCGGGCCGACATGTGTGCCTCTCTATGCTATGAAATCCTCAAGTGCTGTAACTCCAAGCTGAGCTGTATCCGCAGCGACGCCGCCCATCTCCTCTACTTCCTCATGAAGAGCAACTTTGATTACACAGGGCGCAAGTCGTTTGTGCGAACACACCTGCAG GTGGTCATtgctgtcagtcagctgatTGCTGACGTCATCGGCATCGGGGGTACCCGTTTCCAGCAGTCTCTCTCCATCATTAACAACTGTGCCAACAGTGACAAGAACATCAAG CACACAGCCTTTCCGTCGGATGTGAAGGACCTGATGAAGCGCATCCGCACGGTGCTTATGGCCACAGAGCAGATGAAGGAGCACGAGAACGACCCGGAGATGCTGGTGGACCTCCAGTACAGCTTGGCCAAGTCTTACACCAGCACGCCCGAGCTCAGAAAGACGTGGCTGGACAGCATGGCTCGCATCCACCACAAGAACGGCGATCTCTCAGAG GCAGCCATGTGTTATGTGCACGTCGCTGCCCTGGTAGCCGAGTACCTGTGGAGGAAAG GTATGTTCCGGCAGGGCTGCTCGGCTTTCCGCGTCATCACTCCGAACATCGACGAGGAGGCGGCCATGATGGAGGACGTGGGGATGCAGGATGTTCACTTCAACGAG gaggtgctgatggagctgctggaggagtgCGGCGACGGCCTCTGGAAGGCGGAGCGTTACGAGCTCATCGCCGACGTCTACAGGCTCATCATTCCCATCTACGAGCAGCGCAGAGACTTTGAG AAACTGACACACCTGTACGACACCCTCCACCGTGCCTACACCAAAGTGATGGAGGTGATGCACACGGGCAAGAGGCTGCTGGGCACGTACTTCAGGGTGGCCTTCTTTGGACAG GCTGCG GGCTTCTTCGAGGATGAAGACGGAAAGGAGTACATCTACAAGGAGCCAAAGTTCACTCCGCTGTCTGAGATCTCTCAGAGGCTCCTGAAGCTCTACTCCGACAAGTTCGGCCAGGAGAACGTCAAGATCATCCAGGACTCTGGCAAG GTGAACCCAAAGGACTTGGACTCCAAGTACGCCTACATCCAGGTGACCCACGTCACACCCTACCTAGACGACAAGGAGCTGGAGGACCGGAAGACCGACTTCGAGAAGAGCCACAACATCCGGCGCTTCGTGTTCGAGACCCCGTTCACGGTGTCGGGGAAGAAgcagggaggggtggaggagcAGTGTAAACGGCGGACCGTTCTCACCA CCACCCACTGCTTCCCTTACGTGAAGAAGCGCATAGCCGTCATGTACCAGCACCAGACCGACCTGAGCCCCATCGAGGTGGCCATAGACGAGATGAGCGCCAAGGTGTCCGAGCTGCGGCTGCTGTGCTCGGCCACCGAGGTGGACATGATCCGCCTGCAGCTCAAACTGCAAGGCAGCATCAGCGTTCAG GTCAATGCCGGCCCTCTCGCCTACGCCAGAGCCTTCCTGGACGACAGCAGTGCCAAGAAATATCCTGACAACAAGGTCAAACAGCTCAAAGAGGTGTTCAG GCAATTCGTGGACGCCTGCGGTCAGGGGCTGGGAGTGAACGAGCGGCTGATCAAAGAGGACCAGCAGGAGTACCATGACGAGATGAAGGCCAGCTACAGGGACCTGGCCCGGGAGCTGTCAAACATCATGCACGAACAG ATAAACCCAGTGGAGGACGGCGCGAGGAGCACGCTGTCCGACTCCATGGGCATCTTCAACGCCATCAGTGGCACGCCGACTAGTGCCAACCCACACGGCTCCACCACCGTACTCTGA